The following proteins come from a genomic window of Desulfonatronum thioautotrophicum:
- a CDS encoding HDOD domain-containing protein yields the protein MSVVSSQSDHRVAHPASLRSIISRIEELPVLPAVALQALKLSLLDDVNLDHLARLMESDPVLTARILRLVNNAQVGLPKRISTVKQAVTLAGLTQVRCALLGVLVKEYLPGGPQQLASMSRQIWTHSLVTGILAGLVAERTFPELKETAFVGGLLHDIGKLVIMDVFPEIALKIDEIRREKRLDIVDAEQRILETNHCTVGKMLAEQWKLPEQLVECIWLHHHRVEAMNGTSLNWELPAIVSLANLLTLEMFCESPMQNGEDLVTGLLTALNLPREELADLRRLTSREYEKKSVFFDLESDLNMVFHEIIQQANHKLSGLGIELDAKNSALSKVNTLLSMTGKLGLSLANVRSKTDLFQEIAQVFTGFTAVQVGIFYIVDQVTRELEGIVWIDGGRKRKLLCFTKRNGEPVWEKDAQNLPPDLRRVLDESRHRMHGSREITQSLSNPFVIFSFGEERSYFAELCISLSQDFRSQDGRTLTGFTQIAQIIRSSLERIRLFENLQAKKEDLALALWKTQQISQQLIQTERLAAVGQLAAGAAHEINNPLAIISARAQLLELREQDEKRKKELALITEQIERISKILTNLMEFARPAPPNLQTMNIHDTLDRVLELIGSSFPKFQITLERHYDPRMRPIKADPNQMEQVFLNLIINAQHAMEKNGGVLTVASEYNPDQQAVVIRIIDQGVGIAKENQKKIFDPFFSTKEEGKGTGLGLSTSLGIINNHFGRIDLESTPGNGTTFRVELPVDISALRPTKPETAANPSMPLSLRPRILVMDDEEHIRDVLKEALENEGIDVETAENGKDGRDVLEREHFDLLLLDIKMPLRDGLSVMRDLRTSKTNADLPVIVITGTATHEEMAEIANHGGKCIRKPFHIKHLLTEVRDSLRQADG from the coding sequence ATGTCTGTCGTCTCCTCCCAGAGCGATCACCGTGTTGCTCATCCTGCCTCGCTACGTTCGATCATCTCCCGTATCGAGGAACTGCCCGTCCTTCCGGCTGTGGCGCTGCAGGCCTTGAAGCTGTCCTTGTTGGACGACGTGAACCTGGATCATCTCGCGCGGCTCATGGAGTCGGACCCGGTTCTAACGGCACGGATTCTGCGCCTGGTGAACAATGCCCAGGTCGGTCTGCCCAAGCGCATCAGCACGGTCAAGCAGGCTGTTACGCTGGCTGGGTTGACCCAGGTGCGATGCGCCTTGCTGGGCGTTCTGGTCAAGGAGTATTTGCCCGGCGGACCGCAGCAGCTTGCGAGCATGTCCCGGCAGATCTGGACCCACAGTCTGGTGACCGGGATTCTGGCCGGGCTCGTTGCCGAGCGGACATTTCCGGAACTCAAGGAAACCGCTTTTGTCGGCGGGCTACTGCATGACATCGGCAAATTGGTGATCATGGACGTGTTTCCGGAAATCGCGTTAAAAATCGATGAGATTCGTCGGGAAAAACGACTGGACATCGTGGATGCGGAACAGCGGATACTGGAGACGAACCACTGCACCGTGGGCAAGATGCTTGCCGAGCAATGGAAACTGCCCGAGCAGCTTGTGGAGTGCATTTGGCTGCATCACCACCGGGTGGAGGCCATGAACGGAACGTCTTTGAACTGGGAACTTCCTGCTATTGTCTCCCTGGCCAACCTGTTGACCCTGGAAATGTTCTGCGAAAGTCCAATGCAAAATGGCGAGGACCTTGTCACCGGCCTCCTGACTGCGTTGAACTTGCCCAGGGAGGAGCTGGCTGATCTTCGCCGCCTGACGAGCCGGGAGTATGAAAAGAAGTCCGTGTTTTTCGATCTGGAGAGCGATCTCAACATGGTTTTCCATGAGATCATCCAACAGGCCAATCACAAGCTTTCCGGGCTGGGCATCGAACTGGACGCGAAGAACAGCGCTCTTTCCAAGGTGAATACCCTGCTGTCCATGACCGGAAAACTGGGACTGAGCCTGGCCAATGTCCGCAGCAAGACCGATTTGTTTCAGGAAATCGCCCAGGTCTTTACCGGATTTACCGCTGTCCAGGTCGGTATCTTTTACATCGTTGACCAGGTCACCCGTGAGCTGGAGGGCATCGTCTGGATCGACGGGGGCAGAAAGCGCAAGCTGCTGTGTTTTACCAAGCGCAATGGCGAGCCTGTCTGGGAAAAAGACGCCCAGAATCTTCCCCCGGATCTGCGGCGGGTTCTTGACGAGTCCCGGCACCGGATGCATGGCTCACGGGAGATTACCCAAAGCCTTTCCAACCCGTTTGTGATTTTCAGCTTTGGTGAGGAGCGGAGCTATTTCGCGGAGCTGTGCATCTCGCTTTCCCAGGATTTTCGCAGTCAGGATGGGCGAACCCTCACCGGATTCACCCAGATAGCCCAGATTATCCGGTCCTCATTGGAGCGCATCCGGCTTTTCGAGAACCTGCAGGCGAAAAAAGAGGATTTGGCCCTGGCCTTGTGGAAGACGCAACAGATCAGCCAGCAGCTCATCCAGACCGAGCGGCTGGCCGCCGTGGGGCAGCTGGCTGCCGGCGCTGCCCATGAAATCAACAATCCCCTGGCCATCATCTCCGCGCGGGCCCAGCTTTTGGAATTGCGGGAGCAGGACGAGAAACGCAAAAAAGAGTTGGCCCTGATCACCGAGCAAATCGAGCGAATCAGCAAGATCCTGACCAACCTGATGGAGTTCGCCCGGCCGGCTCCGCCGAACCTGCAGACCATGAATATCCACGATACCCTGGATCGGGTTCTGGAGCTGATCGGCAGCAGTTTTCCGAAATTTCAGATCACCCTGGAACGCCACTATGACCCGCGGATGCGGCCCATCAAGGCCGATCCCAATCAAATGGAACAGGTTTTTCTGAATCTGATTATCAATGCTCAGCATGCCATGGAAAAAAACGGCGGCGTCTTGACCGTTGCCAGCGAATATAACCCGGATCAGCAGGCCGTGGTGATCCGGATCATCGATCAGGGAGTAGGCATCGCCAAGGAAAATCAGAAAAAGATTTTCGACCCGTTCTTTTCCACCAAGGAGGAGGGGAAAGGCACGGGTCTGGGGCTTTCCACGTCCCTGGGCATCATCAACAACCATTTCGGCAGGATCGACCTTGAGAGCACGCCGGGAAACGGCACCACCTTCAGGGTGGAGCTGCCCGTGGACATTTCCGCGTTGCGGCCGACCAAGCCGGAGACCGCCGCCAACCCTTCCATGCCTCTGTCGCTGCGGCCGCGGATCCTGGTGATGGATGACGAGGAGCATATCCGGGACGTACTCAAGGAAGCCCTGGAAAACGAAGGCATTGACGTGGAAACCGCGGAAAATGGCAAAGATGGTCGTGATGTTTTGGAACGGGAACACTTTGATCTTCTGTTGCTGGACATCAAGATGCCGCTGCGCGATGGACTTTCCGTGATGCGGGATCTGCGCACCTCCAAGACGAATGCCGACCTGCCGGTGATTGTCATCACCGGAACAGCGACTCATGAAGAGATGGCCGAAATCGCCAATCACGGCGGGAAATGCATTCGCAAGCCGTTTCACATCAAGCATTTGCTCACGGAAGTGCGGGACAGTCTCCGTCAAGCTGATGGCTGA
- a CDS encoding AAA family ATPase yields MAEHGIRTIAVASGKGGAGKTSVALSLAWLLAEIGQRVCLVDVDMGLANVDVLLGITPKHTLDELFTSDLPAQAALCPVRPGLDILSGGSGTAILADLTPRQRESFLQKIRKLTNYDILLLDNSPGIHRQVVSFCLAAREQILVINPEPSSLVDGYALLKVLRQNGLHRPPYLLLNRVAPRFKAATLMERFGGVCAKHLRMPVLALGVIPDDPGFQAAAARQMLPMALSSPAPARDALARAARLLAGRTSLSVLYSEPEEFWGASLTNMFQNMHLAGIHSDNTASVPQANPQDSSSPSQRTFSTVLLDLESAVTELERISSVAQNPEPERGQRVREIGARLLDLAATLIGQRSDQHGDARPSGKKEPPAAARADGVRKVKASGRYQADQRPRQYPEHPFPPSSPVVVGIISPDQALRQLLHDVLLQRGYLPVMINGSKESGPRPEVLLGSASRTDASIAEIASEMAGTPWVWLSEYAQPPPLWAVHTTCFEVLQKPFTLEQVDAAIHRARACRAAKLDVA; encoded by the coding sequence ATGGCTGAGCACGGAATCAGGACCATTGCCGTTGCCAGCGGCAAGGGCGGTGCGGGGAAAACCTCGGTAGCCTTGTCCTTGGCCTGGCTGCTGGCGGAGATCGGGCAACGGGTCTGCCTGGTGGACGTGGATATGGGGTTGGCCAATGTGGATGTTCTGCTGGGCATTACTCCGAAACACACTTTGGATGAGTTGTTCACGTCTGATTTACCCGCACAGGCGGCATTGTGCCCCGTTCGCCCCGGCCTGGACATCTTATCCGGTGGATCAGGAACCGCAATCCTGGCGGATCTCACCCCGCGTCAACGGGAGTCCTTTCTCCAGAAAATCCGCAAGCTGACCAACTACGATATTTTGCTTCTGGACAACTCACCGGGAATTCATCGCCAGGTCGTCTCCTTTTGCCTGGCTGCCAGGGAGCAGATCTTGGTGATCAACCCGGAGCCGTCTTCCCTGGTGGACGGATATGCCTTGCTGAAAGTACTTCGGCAAAACGGTTTGCATCGTCCACCGTATCTGCTGCTCAATCGGGTCGCCCCCCGGTTCAAGGCCGCCACGCTGATGGAGCGGTTCGGCGGCGTTTGCGCAAAGCATCTGCGCATGCCGGTTCTGGCTCTGGGAGTGATTCCCGATGACCCCGGGTTTCAGGCTGCAGCGGCCCGACAGATGCTGCCGATGGCCTTGTCCTCCCCCGCGCCGGCCCGCGACGCCCTGGCCAGGGCGGCCAGACTGTTGGCCGGCCGAACCAGCCTGAGTGTGCTCTATTCCGAGCCGGAGGAGTTCTGGGGCGCGTCGCTGACCAATATGTTCCAGAACATGCATTTGGCGGGAATACACTCTGACAACACCGCTTCAGTTCCTCAGGCCAACCCTCAAGATTCTTCCAGTCCTTCCCAGCGGACCTTTTCAACTGTCTTGTTGGATTTGGAGAGCGCTGTGACCGAACTGGAACGAATTTCCTCCGTTGCCCAAAACCCAGAGCCGGAGCGTGGTCAGCGAGTTCGCGAGATAGGGGCGCGACTGCTGGATCTGGCTGCGACGCTTATCGGGCAACGTTCAGATCAGCATGGGGATGCACGCCCGTCAGGAAAGAAGGAGCCGCCAGCAGCGGCGAGAGCAGATGGTGTGCGCAAAGTAAAGGCTTCAGGTCGGTATCAGGCAGACCAAAGGCCCAGGCAATATCCCGAGCATCCATTTCCGCCCTCTTCTCCGGTTGTCGTGGGAATTATCAGCCCGGATCAGGCCTTGCGACAGCTTTTGCATGATGTATTGTTGCAGCGTGGCTATCTTCCGGTGATGATCAACGGTTCCAAGGAATCCGGGCCAAGGCCCGAAGTCTTGCTGGGTTCAGCTTCCAGAACAGATGCCTCCATTGCTGAAATAGCTTCAGAAATGGCCGGCACTCCCTGGGTCTGGCTGTCCGAGTATGCCCAACCACCACCACTCTGGGCCGTGCATACAACATGCTTTGAGGTGCTGCAAAAACCCTTCACCCTGGAACAGGTTGACGCCGCGATCCATCGGGCTCGGGCATGCCGGGCAGCCAAGCTGGATGTAGCGTAG
- a CDS encoding glycine betaine ABC transporter substrate-binding protein translates to MLTGKSFRIIMALLALISLLTLTAGTASAQNNSVRMAYVEWDDATASTFVAKAALEELGYDVEILSVAAAAMWQAVGTGNVDAMVAAWLPMTHEDYFAQVKNNVHDLGPIATGARLGWVVPNYVTIDSIAELNDHADRFGGRVIGIDPGAGLMRLSEEVMQAYELTDMELVEGSDATMTAALSNAVNREEWIVVTGWSPHWKFGVWDLKYLEDPKGTLGGEEQIHAIARAGLEEDMPEVFAFLSNFAWEDSDQLQMVMAWNQEPGSDPLENARRFLRENPEVLERWKP, encoded by the coding sequence ATGCTGACTGGAAAATCATTTCGAATCATTATGGCCCTCTTGGCCCTGATTTCCCTGCTGACGCTGACTGCCGGCACGGCATCCGCCCAGAACAATTCCGTGCGGATGGCCTACGTGGAATGGGATGATGCCACGGCCAGTACGTTCGTGGCCAAGGCTGCTCTTGAGGAGCTGGGCTATGATGTCGAGATTCTCTCCGTTGCCGCGGCGGCGATGTGGCAGGCCGTGGGTACCGGCAACGTTGATGCCATGGTTGCCGCCTGGCTGCCGATGACCCATGAGGATTATTTTGCCCAGGTCAAGAATAATGTCCATGATCTTGGACCCATTGCCACCGGTGCGCGCCTTGGTTGGGTCGTTCCCAACTACGTGACCATCGACAGCATCGCGGAACTGAATGACCATGCGGACCGGTTCGGTGGCCGGGTTATCGGCATCGATCCTGGTGCCGGCCTGATGCGTCTGTCCGAGGAAGTGATGCAGGCTTACGAACTGACCGATATGGAACTCGTTGAGGGCAGCGACGCCACGATGACCGCTGCTCTGAGCAACGCCGTCAACCGCGAAGAGTGGATCGTGGTTACCGGCTGGTCTCCGCATTGGAAGTTCGGCGTTTGGGACCTGAAGTATCTGGAAGACCCCAAAGGCACTCTGGGCGGAGAAGAGCAGATTCATGCCATCGCCCGTGCCGGACTTGAGGAAGATATGCCGGAGGTCTTCGCCTTTCTGAGTAATTTTGCCTGGGAAGATTCCGATCAACTGCAAATGGTCATGGCCTGGAACCAGGAGCCCGGAAGCGATCCTTTGGAAAATGCCCGGCGCTTTCTGCGCGAAAATCCGGAAGTGCTTGAGCGCTGGAAGCCGTGA
- a CDS encoding glycine betaine ABC transporter substrate-binding protein, giving the protein MSYRKLLHVLMALVALLLITAGTVSAKGSVRIAYVEWDCAAASTHVVQAALEEMGYDVEILPVAAAAMWQAVGTGNVDGMVTAWLPVTHADYYERVKDNVENLGPIVGGAKLGWVVPSYVTAESIADLNDYAAQFNNRIIGIDPGAGLMRLSEEAIEEYGLDRFTLMEGSDATMTAALGNAVDRNEWVVVTGWSPHWKFGVWDLKYLDDPKGIMGDEERIHTIVRQGLKDDMPEVYNFLNNFSWENPDQLQMVMAWNQEPGSDRLENAKRFLRENPEQVQGWKQ; this is encoded by the coding sequence ATGTCGTATCGAAAATTGCTCCATGTCCTGATGGCCCTGGTGGCCTTGCTGCTCATCACGGCCGGGACGGTATCCGCCAAAGGGTCCGTGCGTATTGCCTATGTGGAATGGGATTGCGCGGCGGCCAGCACCCATGTGGTGCAAGCTGCCCTGGAAGAGATGGGCTATGACGTGGAAATCCTGCCCGTGGCCGCCGCGGCGATGTGGCAGGCCGTGGGTACTGGAAATGTGGACGGGATGGTCACCGCCTGGCTGCCCGTAACCCATGCTGATTATTACGAGCGGGTCAAGGACAACGTCGAGAATCTGGGCCCGATTGTCGGCGGAGCCAAACTGGGCTGGGTCGTGCCCTCGTATGTGACCGCTGAATCCATTGCCGACCTGAATGACTACGCGGCCCAGTTCAACAACCGGATCATCGGCATTGACCCCGGCGCCGGCCTGATGCGGCTCTCCGAAGAAGCTATCGAGGAATACGGCCTGGACCGCTTTACCCTGATGGAAGGCAGCGATGCGACCATGACCGCGGCTCTGGGCAACGCCGTGGATCGCAATGAGTGGGTGGTGGTCACCGGTTGGTCCCCACACTGGAAGTTCGGCGTTTGGGATCTCAAATATCTGGACGACCCCAAAGGCATCATGGGCGATGAGGAACGCATCCACACCATCGTCCGCCAGGGGCTCAAGGATGACATGCCGGAAGTCTACAACTTCCTGAACAACTTCTCTTGGGAAAATCCCGACCAACTGCAGATGGTCATGGCCTGGAACCAGGAACCCGGCAGTGACCGCCTGGAAAACGCCAAGCGCTTTCTGCGTGAAAATCCGGAACAGGTTCAGGGCTGGAAGCAATAG
- a CDS encoding ABC transporter permease: protein MPRIPIGATIEAIIDFLVTHFSFLTIAFTRIMENVIRVMENGLLFLPPWLFIVAAAGLTFWLTKKRGIALFTLFGLALIWNMGLWVPTISTITLVLIATLTALSIGIPIGILAALNTGVNRVVQPVLDVMQTMPAFVYLIPAIPFFGLGKVAAIFATVIFSMPPAIRLTCLGIKQVPRELVECADAFGSNKWQKLFKLQLPLATPTIMAGVNQTVMLGLSMVVIAAMIGARGLGGEVWRAIQRLQMGSGFEAGLGIVIVAIILDRVLQHYGTKKR from the coding sequence ATGCCTAGGATACCTATTGGGGCGACCATTGAAGCGATCATCGACTTCCTGGTCACCCACTTCTCCTTTTTGACCATCGCCTTTACCCGAATCATGGAAAACGTGATCCGGGTGATGGAAAACGGACTGCTGTTCTTGCCGCCCTGGCTGTTCATCGTTGCCGCCGCCGGTTTGACCTTCTGGCTGACCAAAAAGCGGGGCATCGCCCTATTTACGCTGTTCGGGCTGGCCTTGATCTGGAACATGGGGCTGTGGGTGCCCACGATCAGCACCATCACCCTGGTGCTGATCGCAACCCTGACCGCTCTGAGCATCGGCATCCCCATCGGCATTCTGGCCGCGCTGAACACCGGCGTGAACCGGGTGGTCCAGCCGGTGCTGGACGTGATGCAGACCATGCCCGCCTTTGTCTACCTGATTCCGGCCATTCCCTTCTTCGGCCTGGGCAAGGTCGCCGCCATCTTTGCCACGGTCATCTTTTCCATGCCCCCGGCTATCAGGTTGACCTGCCTGGGCATCAAGCAGGTTCCCCGCGAACTGGTGGAATGTGCCGACGCCTTCGGCTCCAACAAGTGGCAAAAACTGTTCAAGTTGCAATTACCCCTGGCCACGCCGACCATCATGGCCGGCGTGAACCAGACCGTGATGCTCGGCCTGTCCATGGTGGTCATCGCGGCCATGATCGGTGCCCGGGGGCTGGGTGGCGAGGTCTGGCGGGCCATTCAGCGCCTACAGATGGGCAGCGGCTTCGAGGCCGGCCTGGGCATCGTTATCGTGGCCATCATTCTGGACCGCGTGCTCCAGCATTACGGAACCAAAAAACGCTAA
- a CDS encoding quaternary amine ABC transporter ATP-binding protein yields the protein MSETPREPKIRVEHLTKIFGSKSQEALKLLQSGVGKDEILEKTGCGVGVADASFTVASGEIVVVMGLSGSGKSTLVRCINRLIEPTAGKILIDNQDITTLSMEELRQVRLSKLGMVFQNFALFPHRTVCQNAEYGLEIQGMDPAKRREKAIIALEQVGLKGWEEYYPVNLSGGMQQRVGLARALALDPDILLMDEAFSALDPLIRGDMQDELINLQSKMQKTILFISHDLDEALKLGDRIVLMKDGAIVQIGTAEQILTQPANEYVSRFVENVDITKVLTAESVMIKPKAVVFLSAHGPKSALRFMQKQGLSQIFVHDEHHKVIGYVTADTASEATQRGETELHHIMQTDFVSVPPDTPAADLIPIMANLSHPLPVVSSDGKLLGVIIRGSLLAALAERGRTNNA from the coding sequence ATGTCTGAAACCCCTCGGGAACCGAAAATACGTGTCGAACATTTGACCAAAATTTTCGGAAGCAAATCCCAGGAAGCTCTGAAACTGCTCCAGTCCGGAGTTGGAAAGGATGAAATCCTGGAGAAAACCGGCTGCGGCGTCGGGGTCGCGGATGCCAGTTTTACCGTAGCTTCTGGAGAAATCGTCGTGGTCATGGGCTTGTCCGGTAGCGGCAAGTCGACCCTGGTGCGCTGCATCAATCGGTTGATCGAGCCGACTGCCGGCAAGATTCTGATCGACAACCAGGACATCACGACGCTGAGTATGGAAGAGTTGCGCCAGGTTCGGCTTTCCAAGCTGGGCATGGTCTTCCAGAATTTTGCCCTGTTCCCCCACCGCACCGTTTGCCAAAATGCCGAGTACGGCCTGGAAATCCAGGGCATGGACCCGGCCAAACGTCGGGAGAAAGCCATTATTGCCCTGGAGCAGGTCGGCCTGAAAGGCTGGGAGGAGTATTATCCCGTCAACCTCTCCGGCGGAATGCAGCAGCGTGTCGGCTTGGCCCGGGCCCTGGCCCTGGACCCGGACATTCTGCTCATGGACGAGGCCTTCAGCGCCCTGGATCCACTGATCCGTGGAGACATGCAGGACGAATTGATCAACCTGCAAAGCAAGATGCAGAAAACGATCCTGTTCATCAGCCACGATCTGGATGAGGCCTTGAAGCTTGGCGATCGGATCGTCCTGATGAAGGACGGAGCCATCGTCCAGATCGGTACCGCAGAGCAAATCCTGACCCAACCGGCCAATGAATATGTTTCCCGCTTTGTGGAAAACGTGGACATTACCAAGGTGCTCACCGCGGAATCCGTGATGATCAAGCCCAAGGCCGTGGTCTTTCTTTCGGCCCATGGTCCCAAGTCCGCGCTGCGTTTCATGCAGAAACAGGGGCTGTCCCAGATCTTTGTCCATGACGAACATCACAAGGTCATCGGGTACGTCACCGCGGACACGGCCTCCGAGGCAACCCAGCGCGGCGAAACCGAGCTGCACCACATCATGCAAACCGACTTCGTCAGCGTGCCGCCGGACACACCGGCCGCGGACCTGATCCCGATCATGGCCAACTTGTCTCACCCTTTGCCGGTTGTCAGCTCGGACGGCAAATTGCTGGGCGTGATTATTCGCGGATCACTACTGGCAGCCCTGGCCGAACGCGGGAGGACCAACAATGCCTAG
- a CDS encoding GAK system XXXCH domain-containing protein — MEREDKMKMTCSQEQLAEILRSMADAMDQGSLSLNDVELPWNEVEKIALTIRNAAGMADVKIKISSGGEIDPAEDAEDGDDAEESRADELGGYEVGQDPALAKDAQGAHVPGKPGKPRGSYGSLKKRMKKSFKNIMYALHENTWPSMVDIDEFVRDSADMVRYPGKGDEFYPAYSEAVTVFVDAVQQKNLEAAYQAAHTLNTLKTQCHKKYD; from the coding sequence ATGGAACGTGAAGACAAAATGAAAATGACCTGCTCACAGGAGCAGTTGGCGGAAATTCTGCGGAGCATGGCCGATGCCATGGATCAGGGAAGCTTGAGTTTGAACGACGTGGAATTGCCCTGGAACGAGGTGGAGAAGATCGCCTTGACCATTCGCAATGCCGCGGGGATGGCGGATGTGAAAATCAAGATTTCCTCCGGTGGTGAAATCGATCCGGCGGAAGATGCGGAAGACGGGGACGATGCGGAGGAGAGCAGGGCCGATGAGCTCGGTGGCTACGAGGTCGGACAAGATCCTGCCCTGGCTAAGGATGCACAAGGTGCCCACGTACCGGGCAAGCCTGGAAAGCCGCGAGGAAGCTATGGCTCGCTGAAAAAACGGATGAAAAAGTCCTTTAAGAACATCATGTACGCCCTGCATGAAAATACCTGGCCGTCCATGGTTGATATCGACGAATTTGTTCGAGACTCCGCGGACATGGTGCGGTACCCAGGCAAGGGGGACGAGTTTTATCCCGCCTATTCCGAGGCCGTGACCGTCTTTGTCGACGCGGTGCAGCAAAAGAACCTGGAAGCCGCTTACCAGGCGGCGCATACGCTGAACACGCTGAAGACGCAG